One window of the Grus americana isolate bGruAme1 chromosome 13, bGruAme1.mat, whole genome shotgun sequence genome contains the following:
- the RIPOR1 gene encoding rho family-interacting cell polarization regulator 1 isoform X5, translating into MSLSVRPQRRVLVTKINRSQSFAGVNSTADRPFRNLSPFTPTVSRKTGSRVSRMFSMSHKSPPPKVPQPNRLDEVYEALKKGLTAYLEVHQLELEKLSTQIRESKRNSRLGFLYDLDKQVKSIERFLRRLEFHASKIDELYEAYCIQRRLRDGAHNMVKAYSTGSPGSREARESLAEASKGYKEYTENMCLLENELESQLGEFHVRMKGLAGFARLCAGDQYEIFMKYGRQRWKLRGRIEVNSKQVWDSEEMVFLPLVTEFLSIKVTELKSLANHVVVGNVSCETKDLFAALPQVVAVDINDLGTLKLSLEVTWNPFDKDDQPSAASTVNKASTVNKRFSTYNQSPPDTPSLREQAFYNMLRRQEELENGMAWSISSESSDDSSSPQLSGSVRHATHKPIVQPEVQASAPAIEISFSQQPEEAGAGPGAGGGSVPAASQPEELGSRKKDAVANGHVPYSRTLSHISEASVDATMEAKAAESPWEPVPSPEDTGMGERDADPLPGASVAAAVAGQDRGAEAKPRAAVAWAMTCEEEVGGAEPVQSQAPAQDSCGTSVPAALQQAPAEERPIPAPPLPAGVPEVSRGKVVDSGLEEAISLLGSALDDYRGQFPELQPLERELKRLEEMLLQKQGVFLSRASSISLTVEHALESFSFLNTSDMEDSEGSEEEHLQDERRAGRPRRGSRAPSAGETGADDTGMCSGSEASTDPMSTGNEFLDKALVLHLNNCNRLLLKLGTFGPLRCREMYALDRLLREAQVLEIVCQLTEERAGAAGSAAEVVQFSTRKEGVLPLWDRCVEGPNVYACPVERFLQVLSSQYAAPISQRHPGLADAVCVKLVEDVLNQRLPRRPGSAQGEQVTIFQYWSHFESLGALVLDTYMMELAEEVLLAQNLNSDDQDVVLRALKRMPEGRLKKEGLKALSLLLVEGNSKVVNAVSAQLRSLAENPRFRQRALVCYLEQLEDEEVQTRVAGCAALGCLKAKESIEQLVYLCQTDKEPVREAAKQSLMLCGEDGKSAHRRLEETLDSLPRIFAPASMASTAF; encoded by the exons ATGTCACTGTCTGTGCGCCCGCAGCGCCGAGTCCTCGTCACCAAGATCAATAGGAGCCAGTCCTTCGCTGGAGTGAACTCGACGGCCGACCGGCCCTTCAG GAACCTCTCGCCCTTCACCCCCACTGTCTCCCGCAAGACTggctccagggtcagtaggaTGTTCTCAATGTCCCACAAATCCCCACCACCCAAGGTGCCTCAGCCCAACCGCCTGGACGAGGTGTACGAAGCTCTCAAGAAGGGCTTGAC AGCCTACCTGGAGGTGCACCAGCTGGAACTGGAGAAGCTCAGCACCCAGATCCGCGAGTCCAAGAGGAATTCGCGCCTG gGCTTTCTCTACGATCTGGATAAG caagTGAAGTCAATCGAGCGCTTCCTGCGTCGCCTGGAGTTTCACGCTAGCAAG ATAGATGAGCTCTACGAGGCTTATTGCATCCAACGTCGGCTCCGTGATGGAGCCCACAACATGGTCAAGGCTTACAGCACGGGCTCGCCGGGCAGCCGGGAGGCACGCGAGAGCCTGGCCGAGGCCAGCAAGGGCTACAAGGAGTACACGGAG AACATGTGCCTGTTGGAGAACGAGCTGGAGAGCCAGCTGGGCGAGTTCCACGTCCGGATGAAAG GACTGGCAGGCTTTGCCCGGCTCTGTGCTGGTGACCAGTACGAG ATCTTCATGAAGTACGGACGGCAGCGGTGGAAGCTGCGGGGGCGCATCGAGGTGAACAGCAAGCAGGTGTGGGACAGCGAGGAAATGGTTTTCTTGCCCCTCGTCACCGAGTTCCTCTCCATCAAG GTGACGGAGCTAAAGAGCCTGGCCAACCACGTTGTGGTGGGCAATGTGTCCTGCGAGACCAAGGACCTCTTTGCGGCTCTGCCCCAGGTCGTGGCTGTGGATATCAATGACTTGGGCACCCTCAAACTCAGCCTGGAGGTGACCTGGAA ccccttcgACAAGGACGACCAGCCCTCGGCAGCCAGCACCGTCAACAAGGCCTCCACGGTGAACAAGAGGTTCTCCACCTACAACCAGAGCCCGCCTGACACACCGTCCCTGCGGGAACAGGCTTTCTAT aacATGCTGCGGcgccaggaggagctggagaacGGCATGGCCTGGTCCATCTCCTCCGAGTCCTCGGACGactcctccagcccccagctGTCCGGCAGCGTCCGCCACGCCACGCACAAGCCCATCGTGCAGCCCGAGGTGCAGGCCTCCGCCCCTGCCATCGAGATCTCCTTCTCCCAGCAGCCGGAGGAGGCtggggccgggcccggggccggcggcggcagcgTCCCCGCCGCGAGCCAGCCGGAGGAGCTGGGCAGCCGTAAGAAGGATGCGGTGGCCAATGGGCACGTGCCCTACTCCCGGACTCTGAGCCACATCAGCGAGGCCAGCGTGGACGCCACGATGGAGGCCAAGGCTGCGGAGAGCCCCTGGGAGCCTGTGCCGAGCCCGGAGGACACGGGGATGGGAGAGCGGGACGCGGACCCCCTCCCGGGCGCCTCGGTGGCAGCTGCCGTGGCGGGGCAGGACAGGGGCGCCGAGGCCAAGCCCCGTGCCGCCGTGGCGTGGGCCATGACCTGCGAGGAGGAGGTCGGCGGGGCCGAGCCGGTGCAGAGCCAGGCGCCGGCACAGGACAGCTGTGGCACCAGCGTCCCCGCGGCGCTGCAGCAAGCCCCCGCGGAGGAGAGGCCCATCCCCGCCCCGCCGTTGCCTGCCGGCGTCCCTGAGGTGTCACGGGGGAAGGTGGTGGATTCGGGTCTGGAGGAGGCCATCAGCCTCCTGGGCTCGGCCCTGGACGACTATCGGGGGCAGTTCCCGGAGCTGCAGCCCCTCGAACGGGAGCTCAAGCgcctggaggagatgctgctg CAGAAGCAGGGCGTCTTCCTCAGCCGGGCCTCCAGCATCAGCCTGACAGTGGAGCATGCGCTGGAGAGCTTCAGCTTCCTCAACACCTCTGACATGGAGGACTCAGAGGGCTCTGAGGAGGAGCATCTCCAAGATGAGAG GAGGGCTGGCAGACCCCGGCGCGGCAGCAGGGCCCCCAGTGCCGGTGAGACGGGGGCAGACGACACTGGCATGTGCAGCGGCTCCGAGGCCAGCACCGACCCCATGAGCACTGGCAACGAGTTCCTGGATAAGGCTCTGGTGCTTCACCTCAACAACTGCAACCGCCTGCTGCTG AAGCTGGGCACCTTCGGTCCCCTGCGGTGCCGGGAGATGTACGCCCTGGACAGGCTGCTGCGGGAGGCGCAGGTGCTGGAGATCGTGTGCCAGCTGACGGAGGAGCGAGCGGGAGCGGCCGGCTCTGCCGCCGAAG TGGTGCAGTTCTCGACGCGGAAGGAGGGCGTGCTGCCCCTTTGGGACCGCTGCGTGGAGGGGCCCAACGTCTACGCCTGCCCCGTGGAGCGGTTCCTGCAGGTGCTGAGCTCCCAGTACGCAGCACCCATCAGCCAGCGGCACCCTGGCTTGGCCGATGCCG TGTGTGTGAAACTGGTGGAGGATGTGCTGAACCAGCGGCTGCCGCGGCGGCCCGGCAGCGCCCAGGGTGAGCAGGTCACCATCTTCCAGTACTGGAGCCACTTTGAGTCGCTCGGCGCCCTGGTGCTCGACACCTACATGATGGAGCTGGCAGAGGAAG TGCTGCTGGCGCAGAACCTCAACTCGGACGACCAGGACGTGGTGCTGCGTGCCCTGAAGCGCATGCCCGAGGGCCGCCTGAAGAAGGAGGGACTAAAGGCGCTGAGCCTGCTCCTCGTGGAGGGCAACAGCAAGGTGGTGAATGCCGTGTCGGCCCAGCTCCGCAGCCTGGCAGAAAACCCCCGCTTCCGCCAACGG GCCCTTGTGTGCTacctggagcagctggaggatgaggaggTGCAGACACGCGTGGCAGGGTGCGCCGCGCTGGGCTGCCTGAAG GCCAAGGAGAGCATCGAGCAGCTGGTTTACCTGTGCCAAACCGACAAGGAGCCTGTGCGGGAGGCAGCCAAGCAGAGCTTGATGCTGTGTG GGGAAGATGGTAAATCAGCTCACCGCCGGCTGGAGGAGACCCTGGACAGCCTCCCGAGGATCTTTGCGCCAGCCAGCATGGCCAGTACAGCTTTCTGA
- the RIPOR1 gene encoding rho family-interacting cell polarization regulator 1 isoform X4: MNGKPKGRPSRSHSTMSLSVRPQRRVLVTKINRSQSFAGVNSTADRPFRNLSPFTPTVSRKTGSRVSRMFSMSHKSPPPKVPQPNRLDEVYEALKKGLTAYLEVHQLELEKLSTQIRESKRNSRLGFLYDLDKQVKSIERFLRRLEFHASKIDELYEAYCIQRRLRDGAHNMVKAYSTGSPGSREARESLAEASKGYKEYTENMCLLENELESQLGEFHVRMKGLAGFARLCAGDQYEIFMKYGRQRWKLRGRIEVNSKQVWDSEEMVFLPLVTEFLSIKVTELKSLANHVVVGNVSCETKDLFAALPQVVAVDINDLGTLKLSLEVTWNPFDKDDQPSAASTVNKASTVNKRFSTYNQSPPDTPSLREQAFYNMLRRQEELENGMAWSISSESSDDSSSPQLSGSVRHATHKPIVQPEVQASAPAIEISFSQQPEEAGAGPGAGGGSVPAASQPEELGSRKKDAVANGHVPYSRTLSHISEASVDATMEAKAAESPWEPVPSPEDTGMGERDADPLPGASVAAAVAGQDRGAEAKPRAAVAWAMTCEEEVGGAEPVQSQAPAQDSCGTSVPAALQQAPAEERPIPAPPLPAGVPEVSRGKVVDSGLEEAISLLGSALDDYRGQFPELQPLERELKRLEEMLLQKQGVFLSRASSISLTVEHALESFSFLNTSDMEDSEGSEEEHLQDERRAGRPRRGSRAPSAGETGADDTGMCSGSEASTDPMSTGNEFLDKALVLHLNNCNRLLLKLGTFGPLRCREMYALDRLLREAQVLEIVCQLTEERAGAAGSAAEVVQFSTRKEGVLPLWDRCVEGPNVYACPVERFLQVLSSQYAAPISQRHPGLADAVCVKLVEDVLNQRLPRRPGSAQGEQVTIFQYWSHFESLGALVLDTYMMELAEEVLLAQNLNSDDQDVVLRALKRMPEGRLKKEGLKALSLLLVEGNSKVVNAVSAQLRSLAENPRFRQRALVCYLEQLEDEEVQTRVAGCAALGCLKAKESIEQLVYLCQTDKEPVREAAKQSLMLCGEDGKSAHRRLEETLDSLPRIFAPASMASTAF; encoded by the exons ATGAACGGCAAACCGAAAG GGAGGCCCTCCAGGTCACACTCAACGATGTCACTGTCTGTGCGCCCGCAGCGCCGAGTCCTCGTCACCAAGATCAATAGGAGCCAGTCCTTCGCTGGAGTGAACTCGACGGCCGACCGGCCCTTCAG GAACCTCTCGCCCTTCACCCCCACTGTCTCCCGCAAGACTggctccagggtcagtaggaTGTTCTCAATGTCCCACAAATCCCCACCACCCAAGGTGCCTCAGCCCAACCGCCTGGACGAGGTGTACGAAGCTCTCAAGAAGGGCTTGAC AGCCTACCTGGAGGTGCACCAGCTGGAACTGGAGAAGCTCAGCACCCAGATCCGCGAGTCCAAGAGGAATTCGCGCCTG gGCTTTCTCTACGATCTGGATAAG caagTGAAGTCAATCGAGCGCTTCCTGCGTCGCCTGGAGTTTCACGCTAGCAAG ATAGATGAGCTCTACGAGGCTTATTGCATCCAACGTCGGCTCCGTGATGGAGCCCACAACATGGTCAAGGCTTACAGCACGGGCTCGCCGGGCAGCCGGGAGGCACGCGAGAGCCTGGCCGAGGCCAGCAAGGGCTACAAGGAGTACACGGAG AACATGTGCCTGTTGGAGAACGAGCTGGAGAGCCAGCTGGGCGAGTTCCACGTCCGGATGAAAG GACTGGCAGGCTTTGCCCGGCTCTGTGCTGGTGACCAGTACGAG ATCTTCATGAAGTACGGACGGCAGCGGTGGAAGCTGCGGGGGCGCATCGAGGTGAACAGCAAGCAGGTGTGGGACAGCGAGGAAATGGTTTTCTTGCCCCTCGTCACCGAGTTCCTCTCCATCAAG GTGACGGAGCTAAAGAGCCTGGCCAACCACGTTGTGGTGGGCAATGTGTCCTGCGAGACCAAGGACCTCTTTGCGGCTCTGCCCCAGGTCGTGGCTGTGGATATCAATGACTTGGGCACCCTCAAACTCAGCCTGGAGGTGACCTGGAA ccccttcgACAAGGACGACCAGCCCTCGGCAGCCAGCACCGTCAACAAGGCCTCCACGGTGAACAAGAGGTTCTCCACCTACAACCAGAGCCCGCCTGACACACCGTCCCTGCGGGAACAGGCTTTCTAT aacATGCTGCGGcgccaggaggagctggagaacGGCATGGCCTGGTCCATCTCCTCCGAGTCCTCGGACGactcctccagcccccagctGTCCGGCAGCGTCCGCCACGCCACGCACAAGCCCATCGTGCAGCCCGAGGTGCAGGCCTCCGCCCCTGCCATCGAGATCTCCTTCTCCCAGCAGCCGGAGGAGGCtggggccgggcccggggccggcggcggcagcgTCCCCGCCGCGAGCCAGCCGGAGGAGCTGGGCAGCCGTAAGAAGGATGCGGTGGCCAATGGGCACGTGCCCTACTCCCGGACTCTGAGCCACATCAGCGAGGCCAGCGTGGACGCCACGATGGAGGCCAAGGCTGCGGAGAGCCCCTGGGAGCCTGTGCCGAGCCCGGAGGACACGGGGATGGGAGAGCGGGACGCGGACCCCCTCCCGGGCGCCTCGGTGGCAGCTGCCGTGGCGGGGCAGGACAGGGGCGCCGAGGCCAAGCCCCGTGCCGCCGTGGCGTGGGCCATGACCTGCGAGGAGGAGGTCGGCGGGGCCGAGCCGGTGCAGAGCCAGGCGCCGGCACAGGACAGCTGTGGCACCAGCGTCCCCGCGGCGCTGCAGCAAGCCCCCGCGGAGGAGAGGCCCATCCCCGCCCCGCCGTTGCCTGCCGGCGTCCCTGAGGTGTCACGGGGGAAGGTGGTGGATTCGGGTCTGGAGGAGGCCATCAGCCTCCTGGGCTCGGCCCTGGACGACTATCGGGGGCAGTTCCCGGAGCTGCAGCCCCTCGAACGGGAGCTCAAGCgcctggaggagatgctgctg CAGAAGCAGGGCGTCTTCCTCAGCCGGGCCTCCAGCATCAGCCTGACAGTGGAGCATGCGCTGGAGAGCTTCAGCTTCCTCAACACCTCTGACATGGAGGACTCAGAGGGCTCTGAGGAGGAGCATCTCCAAGATGAGAG GAGGGCTGGCAGACCCCGGCGCGGCAGCAGGGCCCCCAGTGCCGGTGAGACGGGGGCAGACGACACTGGCATGTGCAGCGGCTCCGAGGCCAGCACCGACCCCATGAGCACTGGCAACGAGTTCCTGGATAAGGCTCTGGTGCTTCACCTCAACAACTGCAACCGCCTGCTGCTG AAGCTGGGCACCTTCGGTCCCCTGCGGTGCCGGGAGATGTACGCCCTGGACAGGCTGCTGCGGGAGGCGCAGGTGCTGGAGATCGTGTGCCAGCTGACGGAGGAGCGAGCGGGAGCGGCCGGCTCTGCCGCCGAAG TGGTGCAGTTCTCGACGCGGAAGGAGGGCGTGCTGCCCCTTTGGGACCGCTGCGTGGAGGGGCCCAACGTCTACGCCTGCCCCGTGGAGCGGTTCCTGCAGGTGCTGAGCTCCCAGTACGCAGCACCCATCAGCCAGCGGCACCCTGGCTTGGCCGATGCCG TGTGTGTGAAACTGGTGGAGGATGTGCTGAACCAGCGGCTGCCGCGGCGGCCCGGCAGCGCCCAGGGTGAGCAGGTCACCATCTTCCAGTACTGGAGCCACTTTGAGTCGCTCGGCGCCCTGGTGCTCGACACCTACATGATGGAGCTGGCAGAGGAAG TGCTGCTGGCGCAGAACCTCAACTCGGACGACCAGGACGTGGTGCTGCGTGCCCTGAAGCGCATGCCCGAGGGCCGCCTGAAGAAGGAGGGACTAAAGGCGCTGAGCCTGCTCCTCGTGGAGGGCAACAGCAAGGTGGTGAATGCCGTGTCGGCCCAGCTCCGCAGCCTGGCAGAAAACCCCCGCTTCCGCCAACGG GCCCTTGTGTGCTacctggagcagctggaggatgaggaggTGCAGACACGCGTGGCAGGGTGCGCCGCGCTGGGCTGCCTGAAG GCCAAGGAGAGCATCGAGCAGCTGGTTTACCTGTGCCAAACCGACAAGGAGCCTGTGCGGGAGGCAGCCAAGCAGAGCTTGATGCTGTGTG GGGAAGATGGTAAATCAGCTCACCGCCGGCTGGAGGAGACCCTGGACAGCCTCCCGAGGATCTTTGCGCCAGCCAGCATGGCCAGTACAGCTTTCTGA
- the RIPOR1 gene encoding rho family-interacting cell polarization regulator 1 isoform X3, with translation MGAEEQRGCTRPGPLSPPASPGTWRPSRSHSTMSLSVRPQRRVLVTKINRSQSFAGVNSTADRPFRNLSPFTPTVSRKTGSRVSRMFSMSHKSPPPKVPQPNRLDEVYEALKKGLTAYLEVHQLELEKLSTQIRESKRNSRLGFLYDLDKQVKSIERFLRRLEFHASKIDELYEAYCIQRRLRDGAHNMVKAYSTGSPGSREARESLAEASKGYKEYTENMCLLENELESQLGEFHVRMKGLAGFARLCAGDQYEIFMKYGRQRWKLRGRIEVNSKQVWDSEEMVFLPLVTEFLSIKVTELKSLANHVVVGNVSCETKDLFAALPQVVAVDINDLGTLKLSLEVTWNPFDKDDQPSAASTVNKASTVNKRFSTYNQSPPDTPSLREQAFYNMLRRQEELENGMAWSISSESSDDSSSPQLSGSVRHATHKPIVQPEVQASAPAIEISFSQQPEEAGAGPGAGGGSVPAASQPEELGSRKKDAVANGHVPYSRTLSHISEASVDATMEAKAAESPWEPVPSPEDTGMGERDADPLPGASVAAAVAGQDRGAEAKPRAAVAWAMTCEEEVGGAEPVQSQAPAQDSCGTSVPAALQQAPAEERPIPAPPLPAGVPEVSRGKVVDSGLEEAISLLGSALDDYRGQFPELQPLERELKRLEEMLLQKQGVFLSRASSISLTVEHALESFSFLNTSDMEDSEGSEEEHLQDERRAGRPRRGSRAPSAGETGADDTGMCSGSEASTDPMSTGNEFLDKALVLHLNNCNRLLLKLGTFGPLRCREMYALDRLLREAQVLEIVCQLTEERAGAAGSAAEVVQFSTRKEGVLPLWDRCVEGPNVYACPVERFLQVLSSQYAAPISQRHPGLADAVCVKLVEDVLNQRLPRRPGSAQGEQVTIFQYWSHFESLGALVLDTYMMELAEEVLLAQNLNSDDQDVVLRALKRMPEGRLKKEGLKALSLLLVEGNSKVVNAVSAQLRSLAENPRFRQRALVCYLEQLEDEEVQTRVAGCAALGCLKAKESIEQLVYLCQTDKEPVREAAKQSLMLCGEDGKSAHRRLEETLDSLPRIFAPASMASTAF, from the exons GGAGGCCCTCCAGGTCACACTCAACGATGTCACTGTCTGTGCGCCCGCAGCGCCGAGTCCTCGTCACCAAGATCAATAGGAGCCAGTCCTTCGCTGGAGTGAACTCGACGGCCGACCGGCCCTTCAG GAACCTCTCGCCCTTCACCCCCACTGTCTCCCGCAAGACTggctccagggtcagtaggaTGTTCTCAATGTCCCACAAATCCCCACCACCCAAGGTGCCTCAGCCCAACCGCCTGGACGAGGTGTACGAAGCTCTCAAGAAGGGCTTGAC AGCCTACCTGGAGGTGCACCAGCTGGAACTGGAGAAGCTCAGCACCCAGATCCGCGAGTCCAAGAGGAATTCGCGCCTG gGCTTTCTCTACGATCTGGATAAG caagTGAAGTCAATCGAGCGCTTCCTGCGTCGCCTGGAGTTTCACGCTAGCAAG ATAGATGAGCTCTACGAGGCTTATTGCATCCAACGTCGGCTCCGTGATGGAGCCCACAACATGGTCAAGGCTTACAGCACGGGCTCGCCGGGCAGCCGGGAGGCACGCGAGAGCCTGGCCGAGGCCAGCAAGGGCTACAAGGAGTACACGGAG AACATGTGCCTGTTGGAGAACGAGCTGGAGAGCCAGCTGGGCGAGTTCCACGTCCGGATGAAAG GACTGGCAGGCTTTGCCCGGCTCTGTGCTGGTGACCAGTACGAG ATCTTCATGAAGTACGGACGGCAGCGGTGGAAGCTGCGGGGGCGCATCGAGGTGAACAGCAAGCAGGTGTGGGACAGCGAGGAAATGGTTTTCTTGCCCCTCGTCACCGAGTTCCTCTCCATCAAG GTGACGGAGCTAAAGAGCCTGGCCAACCACGTTGTGGTGGGCAATGTGTCCTGCGAGACCAAGGACCTCTTTGCGGCTCTGCCCCAGGTCGTGGCTGTGGATATCAATGACTTGGGCACCCTCAAACTCAGCCTGGAGGTGACCTGGAA ccccttcgACAAGGACGACCAGCCCTCGGCAGCCAGCACCGTCAACAAGGCCTCCACGGTGAACAAGAGGTTCTCCACCTACAACCAGAGCCCGCCTGACACACCGTCCCTGCGGGAACAGGCTTTCTAT aacATGCTGCGGcgccaggaggagctggagaacGGCATGGCCTGGTCCATCTCCTCCGAGTCCTCGGACGactcctccagcccccagctGTCCGGCAGCGTCCGCCACGCCACGCACAAGCCCATCGTGCAGCCCGAGGTGCAGGCCTCCGCCCCTGCCATCGAGATCTCCTTCTCCCAGCAGCCGGAGGAGGCtggggccgggcccggggccggcggcggcagcgTCCCCGCCGCGAGCCAGCCGGAGGAGCTGGGCAGCCGTAAGAAGGATGCGGTGGCCAATGGGCACGTGCCCTACTCCCGGACTCTGAGCCACATCAGCGAGGCCAGCGTGGACGCCACGATGGAGGCCAAGGCTGCGGAGAGCCCCTGGGAGCCTGTGCCGAGCCCGGAGGACACGGGGATGGGAGAGCGGGACGCGGACCCCCTCCCGGGCGCCTCGGTGGCAGCTGCCGTGGCGGGGCAGGACAGGGGCGCCGAGGCCAAGCCCCGTGCCGCCGTGGCGTGGGCCATGACCTGCGAGGAGGAGGTCGGCGGGGCCGAGCCGGTGCAGAGCCAGGCGCCGGCACAGGACAGCTGTGGCACCAGCGTCCCCGCGGCGCTGCAGCAAGCCCCCGCGGAGGAGAGGCCCATCCCCGCCCCGCCGTTGCCTGCCGGCGTCCCTGAGGTGTCACGGGGGAAGGTGGTGGATTCGGGTCTGGAGGAGGCCATCAGCCTCCTGGGCTCGGCCCTGGACGACTATCGGGGGCAGTTCCCGGAGCTGCAGCCCCTCGAACGGGAGCTCAAGCgcctggaggagatgctgctg CAGAAGCAGGGCGTCTTCCTCAGCCGGGCCTCCAGCATCAGCCTGACAGTGGAGCATGCGCTGGAGAGCTTCAGCTTCCTCAACACCTCTGACATGGAGGACTCAGAGGGCTCTGAGGAGGAGCATCTCCAAGATGAGAG GAGGGCTGGCAGACCCCGGCGCGGCAGCAGGGCCCCCAGTGCCGGTGAGACGGGGGCAGACGACACTGGCATGTGCAGCGGCTCCGAGGCCAGCACCGACCCCATGAGCACTGGCAACGAGTTCCTGGATAAGGCTCTGGTGCTTCACCTCAACAACTGCAACCGCCTGCTGCTG AAGCTGGGCACCTTCGGTCCCCTGCGGTGCCGGGAGATGTACGCCCTGGACAGGCTGCTGCGGGAGGCGCAGGTGCTGGAGATCGTGTGCCAGCTGACGGAGGAGCGAGCGGGAGCGGCCGGCTCTGCCGCCGAAG TGGTGCAGTTCTCGACGCGGAAGGAGGGCGTGCTGCCCCTTTGGGACCGCTGCGTGGAGGGGCCCAACGTCTACGCCTGCCCCGTGGAGCGGTTCCTGCAGGTGCTGAGCTCCCAGTACGCAGCACCCATCAGCCAGCGGCACCCTGGCTTGGCCGATGCCG TGTGTGTGAAACTGGTGGAGGATGTGCTGAACCAGCGGCTGCCGCGGCGGCCCGGCAGCGCCCAGGGTGAGCAGGTCACCATCTTCCAGTACTGGAGCCACTTTGAGTCGCTCGGCGCCCTGGTGCTCGACACCTACATGATGGAGCTGGCAGAGGAAG TGCTGCTGGCGCAGAACCTCAACTCGGACGACCAGGACGTGGTGCTGCGTGCCCTGAAGCGCATGCCCGAGGGCCGCCTGAAGAAGGAGGGACTAAAGGCGCTGAGCCTGCTCCTCGTGGAGGGCAACAGCAAGGTGGTGAATGCCGTGTCGGCCCAGCTCCGCAGCCTGGCAGAAAACCCCCGCTTCCGCCAACGG GCCCTTGTGTGCTacctggagcagctggaggatgaggaggTGCAGACACGCGTGGCAGGGTGCGCCGCGCTGGGCTGCCTGAAG GCCAAGGAGAGCATCGAGCAGCTGGTTTACCTGTGCCAAACCGACAAGGAGCCTGTGCGGGAGGCAGCCAAGCAGAGCTTGATGCTGTGTG GGGAAGATGGTAAATCAGCTCACCGCCGGCTGGAGGAGACCCTGGACAGCCTCCCGAGGATCTTTGCGCCAGCCAGCATGGCCAGTACAGCTTTCTGA